One window of the Salvia splendens isolate huo1 unplaced genomic scaffold, SspV2 ctg1056, whole genome shotgun sequence genome contains the following:
- the LOC121788478 gene encoding chloroplastic import inner membrane translocase subunit HP30-2-like: MAVEVPTKAGGLMGNSQQNPVALVQAKLKEVELKFKGWLAKQSLPVEAAVVTVTSAAQGAAIGAFMGTITGGDGNSLLMPPPNAANLNPDAMASLKQAQALAGGPFVQARNFAVMTGANAGISCVMKRLRGKDDVQTSMAAAFGSGALFSLVSGMGGPNPAANALTSGLFFALVQGGIFQLGQKFSQPPAEDLNYVKTRSMLNDLGLQNYEKNFKRGLLTDTTLPLITDSALRDVKIPPGPRLLILEHIEREPEFINRRKGPH, from the exons ATGGCGGTGGAGGTCCCAACGAAGGCCGGCGGGTTGATGGGAAATTCTCAGCAAAATCCGGTGGCTTTGGTGCAGGCCAAGCTGAAGGAGGTGGAATTGAAGTTCAAAGGCTGGTTGGCGAAGCAATCTCTCCCGGTTGAGGCCGCCGTCGTCACCGTCACCAGCGCCGCCCAAGGCGCCGCTATTGGCGCCTTTATGGGAACGATCACCGGCGGCGACGGAAATTCACTTCTCATGCCGCCTCCTAACGCTGCTAACCTTAATCCCGATGCTATGGCGTCGCTCAAACAAGCTCAG GCTCTTGCTGGAGGTCCATTTGTACAAGCTCGCAACTTTGCTGTCATGACAGGTGCAAATGCTGGTATTTCTTGTGTTATGAAACGATTGAGAGGCAAGGATGATGTTCAAACCAG TATGGCTGCAGCTTTTGGCTCAGGGGCCTTGTTTTCATTAGTAAGTGGTATGGGTGGCCCGAATCCAGCAGCAAATGCTCTTACATCTGGTCTTTTCTTTGCACTTGTTCAAGGTGGAATTTTCCAG TTGGGTCAGAAGTTTTCACAACCACCAGCTGAAGATCTGAATTATGTGAAAACGAGATCGATGCTGAACGATCTTGGCCTGCAGAACTACGAGAAGAATTTTAAGAGAGGACTGTTAACGGATACCACACTGCCACTGATAACTGACAG TGCTCTCAGAGATGTGAAAATACCTCCTGGACCAAGATTGCTCATTCTGGAGCACATAGAGAG GGAACCCGAGTTCATAAACAGGCGAAAGGGGCCTCATTGA
- the LOC121788483 gene encoding uncharacterized protein LOC121788483, translated as MEHRSYWGVKKLNLDFLKARKERMLHLNLLDEFRNEPYANSSIYKARLKTYHDKIIEKREFFPGDAVLLFNHKLRLFSSKLKSKWSGPFTIKNVMTNGTMELIGPDGGTFMANGRNINRFYSKDQQDEVFVVALTE; from the coding sequence ATGGAGCATCGATCATATTGGGGAGTGAAGAAATTAAACTTGGATTTCTTAAAGGCCAGAAAGGAGAGAATGCTTCACCTTAATTTGCTAGATGAGTTTAGGAATGAGCCTTATGCCAATTCTTCTATCTACAAGGCAAGGTTGAAGACATATCATGACAAGATAATTGAAAAGAGGGAGTTCTTCCCGGGGGATGCGGTGTTACTCTTCAATCATAAATTGAGGTTATTTTCGAGCAAGCTCAAGTCTAAATGGTCGGGGCCCTTCACTATAAAAAATGTGATGACCAATGGAACAATGGAGCTCATTGGGCCCGATGGAGGCACTTTCATGGCAAATGGCCGCAACATCAACAGATTCTACTCCAAGGATCAACAAGATGAGGTGTTTGTTGTGGCCTTGACCGAGTAA